The sequence TTCCTGTAATGATTGCAGGAATTGCTCTTGTTTATTCCGGCGCTGCCATTACTCTAAATGCTAATGGTTATAAGGAAGTCATTTCCGATGGAAATGGTAAAGCTCGCGAAGCTAATAATCTTTCTGTCTCTGTTCCTGCAGGTGCAACCCCTGTTGCATCAACTTCAGCACAGCCTAATCTTACAGAGGCAGGTTCAATACCTCCCGAATCAATCAACGGTTATGCAATGGATGCCGCCACGGGCGCAGATCAACTTATTAGAGT is a genomic window of Ignavibacteriales bacterium containing:
- a CDS encoding DUF2190 family protein, whose product is MKTENPVLISSVKTTAAITKNLFINFNGGLCANSAKALGVSNADADLGEELPVMIAGIALVYSGAAITLNANGYKEVISDGNGKAREANNLSVSVPAGATPVASTSAQPNLTEAGSIPPESINGYAMDAATGADQLIRVRLL